The Pedobacter mucosus genome window below encodes:
- a CDS encoding NifU family protein: MNLTERVEQALETVRPYLKADGGDVSVEEITSEGVVKLRLLGNCGSCPMSFMTMKSGIEQAIMKAVPEITSVVSVNMAEQD; the protein is encoded by the coding sequence ATGAATTTAACAGAGCGAGTTGAACAGGCATTGGAAACTGTCAGACCATATTTAAAGGCTGATGGAGGCGATGTTTCTGTTGAAGAAATTACTTCGGAGGGCGTAGTTAAACTAAGACTTTTAGGTAACTGCGGGTCTTGTCCGATGAGTTTTATGACGATGAAATCGGGCATAGAACAAGCAATTATGAAAGCCGTTCCTGAAATAACTTCAGTGGTTTCGGTTAATATGGCAGAACAAGATTAG
- a CDS encoding SDR family NAD(P)-dependent oxidoreductase, with amino-acid sequence MDLQIKGKVAFISGSTSGIGFAIAHRLLLEGAEVIINGRSNETVSKALAELKHLVDGAIVTGIAADFSKVEDVNFLVSKLPTVDILVNNAGIFEPKEFADITDEDWFRFFEVNVMSGIRLSRHCFPKMLDNNWGRIIFISSESAVFIPDEMIHYGMTKTAQLAVSRGLAELTKGTKVTVNSILPGPTKSSGVSTFINDLAKQSGTSIEETEKLFFEKMRPSSLLQRFASTDEIANTVAYYVSELASATNGASIRVEGGLIRSIT; translated from the coding sequence ATGGATTTACAAATTAAAGGTAAAGTTGCTTTTATTAGTGGCTCTACCTCGGGCATTGGATTTGCAATTGCTCACCGTTTATTGTTAGAAGGTGCCGAAGTAATTATAAATGGTCGATCTAATGAAACCGTTTCTAAAGCATTAGCGGAATTAAAACACTTAGTTGATGGTGCAATAGTGACAGGAATAGCTGCAGATTTTTCGAAAGTTGAAGATGTTAATTTCCTTGTTTCCAAGTTGCCAACTGTTGATATTCTTGTGAATAATGCTGGTATTTTTGAACCAAAGGAATTTGCAGATATTACCGATGAAGATTGGTTTCGATTTTTTGAAGTGAATGTAATGAGCGGAATTAGACTTTCCAGACATTGTTTCCCAAAAATGTTGGATAACAATTGGGGGAGAATTATATTTATTTCAAGTGAATCAGCAGTGTTTATTCCAGATGAGATGATTCATTATGGAATGACTAAAACAGCGCAGTTAGCGGTTAGTCGTGGGTTAGCCGAACTAACAAAAGGAACGAAAGTAACCGTTAATTCTATTTTGCCTGGCCCAACTAAATCAAGTGGAGTTTCTACTTTTATCAATGATTTGGCAAAGCAATCTGGCACCAGCATTGAGGAAACAGAAAAATTATTCTTCGAGAAAATGAGGCCATCTTCACTTTTGCAACGTTTTGCAAGTACTGATGAGATTGCAAATACAGTTGCTTATTATGTGAGTGAACTGGCATCTGCAACAAACGGTGCATCTATAAGGGTTGAAGGTGGTTTAATCCGTTCTATAACCTAA
- the def gene encoding peptide deformylase has protein sequence MKLPIVAYGDPVLKKIGTDIDENYPNLEKLISDMFDTMYFANGVGLAAPQIGLPIRLFIVDTGEDDEGSPGYKRVFINAKIVEETGELWSFNEGCLSIPDIRENIMRKPKIKVNYFDENWIEHTDDVDGMPARVIQHEYDHIEGKLFTDKVSVLRKTMLKSRLDAISKGNVSTDYKMKFPNKSKKR, from the coding sequence ATGAAATTACCAATTGTAGCTTATGGAGATCCGGTTTTAAAGAAGATCGGCACCGATATAGACGAAAATTATCCCAACTTAGAAAAGTTGATCAGCGATATGTTTGATACCATGTACTTTGCAAATGGCGTGGGTTTAGCAGCACCACAAATTGGCCTGCCTATACGTCTATTTATTGTAGATACTGGTGAAGATGATGAAGGCAGTCCAGGCTATAAACGAGTTTTTATAAATGCGAAAATTGTTGAAGAAACAGGTGAACTTTGGAGCTTTAACGAAGGTTGTTTAAGCATTCCAGATATTCGCGAAAACATCATGCGTAAGCCGAAAATCAAAGTTAATTATTTTGATGAAAATTGGATAGAGCATACAGATGATGTAGATGGAATGCCTGCTCGTGTAATTCAACATGAATATGATCACATTGAAGGAAAATTATTTACAGATAAGGTTAGTGTTTTGCGTAAAACAATGCTTAAAAGCAGACTAGATGCCATTTCTAAAGGAAATGTAAGTACAGATTATAAAATGAAGTTTCCGAATAAGAGTAAAAAGAGATAG